One genomic region from Anguilla rostrata isolate EN2019 chromosome 2, ASM1855537v3, whole genome shotgun sequence encodes:
- the nrxn1a gene encoding neurexin 1a isoform X19, producing the protein MDARWHCTSSQPTDDLLVASAECPTDDEDIDPCETSSGGLANSPGPGGKAYPGPSEVIRESSSTTGMVVGIVAAAALCILILLYAMYKYRNRDEGSYHVDESRNYISNSAQSNGAVVKEKQSNSAKISSKNKKNKDKEYYV; encoded by the exons ATGGATGCGAGGTGGCACTGTACATCGTCCCAG CCTACAGATGACCTGCTGGTGGCCTCGGCTGAGTGTCCTACTGACGACGAGGACATCGATCCCTGTGAGACCAGTTCAGGTGGGTTAG CGAACTCCCCGGGCCCTGGAGGGAAGGCGTACCCAGGACCCTCGGAGGTGATCCGGGAGTCCAGCAGCACCACGGGCATGGTGGTGGGCATCGTGGCGGCCGCCGCCCTCTgcatcctcatcctcctctaCGCCATGTACAAGTACCGCAACCGCGACGAGGGCTCCTACCACGTGGACGAGAGCCGCAACTACATCAGCAACTCGGCCCAGTCCAATGGCGCCGTGGTGAAGGAGAAGCAGTCCAACAGCGCCAAGATCTCCAGCAAGAACAAGAAGAACAAGGACAAGGAGTACTATGTCTGA
- the nrxn1a gene encoding neurexin 1a isoform X20, translating into MDARWHCTSSQPTDDLLVASAECPTDDEDIDPCETSSANSPGPGGKAYPGPSEVIRESSSTTGMVVGIVAAAALCILILLYAMYKYRNRDEGSYHVDESRNYISNSAQSNGAVVKEKQSNSAKISSKNKKNKDKEYYV; encoded by the exons ATGGATGCGAGGTGGCACTGTACATCGTCCCAG CCTACAGATGACCTGCTGGTGGCCTCGGCTGAGTGTCCTACTGACGACGAGGACATCGATCCCTGTGAGACCAGTTCAG CGAACTCCCCGGGCCCTGGAGGGAAGGCGTACCCAGGACCCTCGGAGGTGATCCGGGAGTCCAGCAGCACCACGGGCATGGTGGTGGGCATCGTGGCGGCCGCCGCCCTCTgcatcctcatcctcctctaCGCCATGTACAAGTACCGCAACCGCGACGAGGGCTCCTACCACGTGGACGAGAGCCGCAACTACATCAGCAACTCGGCCCAGTCCAATGGCGCCGTGGTGAAGGAGAAGCAGTCCAACAGCGCCAAGATCTCCAGCAAGAACAAGAAGAACAAGGACAAGGAGTACTATGTCTGA